The following are from one region of the Capsicum annuum cultivar UCD-10X-F1 chromosome 1, UCD10Xv1.1, whole genome shotgun sequence genome:
- the LOC107873789 gene encoding uncharacterized protein LOC107873789, whose product MDEELREQVVEVKRAHWVFPGDYDDVHGGFGFGDKGDERAALLDFSKAFGLVVVNSSFPKKEDHLIIFRSAIAKTQIDFLLLRKEDRALFKDCKVISSEHLLTQHRLLVMDLTIKKGKKRRAEEGWPRIREKRVNRETYKVARKEAKFAVTVANTVAFESLYAWLDVKGGEKMLYWHAKARDRKGRDLKQVKCIKGEDGTILVEVVHIKRRWQEYFHRLLYEEGDRDIELEELEHLEERCDFSYYRHFWVEEVIETIRRMQKGRATGPDEILVDFWKFIRKVGLRWLTDLFNNIFKTARMAEA is encoded by the exons ATGGATGAGGAGCTTAGAGagcaggtggtggaggttaagagg GCACATTGGGTTTTTCCTGGAGATTATgacgatgtgcatggaggttttggatTCGGCGATAAAGGTGATGAGAGAGCTGCTCTATTGGATTTTTCTAAGGCCTTTGGGTTGGTAGTGGTGAATTCGAGCTTCCCGAAAAAGGAGGATCACCTAATTATCTTCCGAAGTGCGATAGCcaagactcaaattgactttCTATTGCTTAGGAAGGAGGATAGGGCTCTTtttaaggactgtaaggtcatttcAAGTGAGCATCTTTTAACCCAGCACAGacttttggtgatggacttgacTATCAAGAAGGGAAAGAAGAGAAGGGCCGAAGAGGGTTGGCCTAGAATTAG AGAGAAGCGGGTGAATAGGGAGACCTATAAAGTTGCTAGAAAGGAAGCTAAGTTTGCAGTCACGGTAGCTAACACTGTagcgtttgagagcttgtatgcctGGTTAGATGTGAAAGGTGGGGAAAAGATGTTATATTGGCATGCGAAGGCTAGGGATAGGAAGGGTCGGGACTTAAagcaagtgaagtgcattaaaggagaggatggtactattttggTGGAAGTTGTCCACATTAAGAGAAGATGGCAGGAGTATTTCCATAGGCTTTTGTACGAGGAGGGGGATAGAGATATCGAGTTAGAAGAGCTGGAACACTTAGAGGAGAGATGTGATTTCAgttattataggcatttttgGGTGGAGGAAGTCATAGAAACTATTCGTAGAATGCAAAAGGGAAGGGCGACGGGGCCCGAtgagattttggtggatttttggaagtttataCGTAAggttggtttaaggtggttgactgatttgtttaacaatattttcaagacGGCAAGGATGGCGGAGGCTTGA